One window from the genome of Myxococcales bacterium encodes:
- a CDS encoding HAMP domain-containing protein — MQPFRTTAHALVQHGRRLGAMLARLRDRVRFRLRYRLALTLVFAALLPMLIIATSGVTVVLRSLERGQHRNVGGQLDVGMNLLGRWLEDLGSGAGLIASGATSDAIDAPFELRAAVVGLHEELPAALVEFYNASGALVYREVVGGEPSRFAPLRSPMMAELRPGIDEARWHRRVALVTQGDLVVAQAVAPIVDINRRTVGLVVLSVPLDEMVAETIKAWLGTEVLLVSAPTTGQWAWPTLRSTFARDASPPPRVPSARSIAPLVRGERIIADQAVGPMPFHIGWRAVFSDEGQVVGYFGVAVDRTPLVQAQAVAFRSLALAAGLGLVLALLLAALLSRWLERPIVRLRDGALAVARGDLSVKLHTSARGEIGDLARAFAQMTASLLEASREQEQKVKDRTRELSRANADLALAMTELRQAQTQLVHSERMAGLGVLVAGVAHEINSPTAAIRGAADTLSEVITQLGEVASALLGEGITTSQRLAVFAWIEATARQVSEQSTPSGVSARRLAKVMSQTHNARLLALQIDTAELARLGIENHQIEKITQLTGDNPTLLRAALRALVAYTRALRSARIIHGAIGRVMHIGSGLKTYSHIDQSSHIGPAGATVDLHAGIDSTLMLLDFALRGITVERAFAPDLPPIAGLADELNQIWTNLIQNAAFALAGQGTLRITTEREGDAVRVAIADDGPGIAPDVMPRIFEPFFTTKPKGQGTGLGLGIVRNIVQRHHGAIDCQSRPGQTIFTVTLPVTPTPT; from the coding sequence ATGCAACCATTTCGCACAACGGCGCACGCTCTGGTGCAGCATGGGCGTCGTCTCGGCGCCATGTTGGCGCGCCTGCGCGACCGCGTGCGGTTTCGCCTGCGCTATCGCCTGGCGCTCACGTTGGTGTTTGCGGCGCTGCTGCCGATGCTGATCATTGCGACCAGCGGCGTCACCGTCGTGCTGCGCAGCCTCGAGCGCGGCCAACATCGCAATGTTGGCGGCCAGCTCGATGTTGGCATGAATTTGCTTGGGCGGTGGCTTGAGGATCTGGGTTCAGGCGCGGGCCTCATCGCGAGCGGAGCGACCAGCGACGCCATCGATGCGCCCTTTGAGTTGCGTGCGGCGGTGGTTGGGTTGCACGAAGAACTGCCCGCAGCCTTGGTGGAGTTCTATAACGCCAGCGGCGCCTTGGTGTATCGCGAAGTCGTCGGCGGAGAGCCGTCCCGCTTTGCGCCGTTGCGATCGCCGATGATGGCGGAGCTTAGGCCGGGCATTGATGAAGCGCGTTGGCATCGGCGCGTGGCGTTGGTGACGCAAGGTGATCTTGTGGTCGCGCAGGCGGTCGCGCCGATCGTCGACATAAACCGCCGTACGGTTGGTCTCGTCGTGTTGTCGGTGCCGCTCGACGAAATGGTCGCGGAGACGATCAAGGCGTGGCTAGGCACCGAGGTCTTGCTGGTCAGCGCGCCGACCACGGGCCAATGGGCGTGGCCAACCCTGCGCAGCACGTTTGCGCGCGACGCCAGCCCTCCGCCTCGCGTGCCTTCGGCGCGATCCATCGCGCCCCTGGTGCGCGGTGAGCGCATCATCGCCGACCAGGCCGTCGGCCCCATGCCGTTTCATATCGGCTGGCGCGCGGTATTTAGCGACGAAGGCCAGGTGGTCGGATATTTTGGCGTCGCGGTCGATCGCACGCCGCTGGTGCAGGCGCAGGCGGTGGCCTTTCGTTCGCTGGCGTTGGCGGCGGGGCTAGGTTTGGTGCTCGCCTTGCTCTTGGCCGCGCTGCTGTCGCGGTGGCTGGAACGACCCATCGTGCGGTTGCGCGATGGCGCCTTGGCGGTCGCGCGCGGCGATCTGAGCGTTAAGCTTCACACCAGCGCACGCGGTGAGATTGGCGACCTCGCCCGCGCCTTTGCGCAGATGACGGCCTCATTGCTGGAGGCAAGCCGCGAGCAGGAGCAAAAGGTCAAGGATCGCACCCGTGAGCTGTCGCGCGCCAATGCGGATCTCGCGCTCGCGATGACCGAACTGCGGCAGGCGCAGACGCAACTGGTGCATTCAGAACGCATGGCGGGGCTCGGCGTGTTGGTCGCGGGCGTCGCGCACGAAATCAATAGCCCAACCGCGGCGATTCGCGGCGCCGCCGACACGCTGTCGGAGGTGATCACCCAGCTTGGCGAGGTCGCCTCGGCCCTGCTCGGCGAGGGGATTACCACCTCGCAGCGGCTCGCGGTGTTTGCGTGGATCGAGGCGACGGCCCGCCAGGTTAGCGAGCAATCGACGCCCTCGGGCGTTTCGGCGCGGCGTCTGGCCAAGGTCATGTCGCAGACCCACAATGCGCGCTTGCTCGCGCTCCAAATCGACACCGCCGAGCTGGCGCGCCTGGGCATCGAGAATCACCAAATCGAAAAGATCACGCAACTAACCGGCGACAACCCGACCTTGCTGCGTGCCGCCCTTCGCGCCTTGGTCGCGTACACGCGCGCCCTACGCAGCGCCCGCATCATTCACGGGGCCATCGGGCGAGTCATGCATATCGGGAGCGGCCTTAAGACATATTCACATATCGACCAGTCCTCGCACATCGGCCCAGCCGGCGCCACGGTCGACCTGCATGCGGGGATCGACTCGACGCTTATGCTGCTCGACTTCGCCTTGCGCGGCATCACCGTCGAGCGCGCGTTTGCGCCGGACCTGCCGCCGATCGCTGGGTTGGCCGACGAGCTCAACCAGATCTGGACCAACCTTATCCAAAACGCCGCCTTCGCCCTCGCCGGACAAGGCACGCTGCGCATTACCACCGAACGCGAAGGCGACGCCGTGCGGGTCGCGATCGCCGACGACGGGCCCGGCATCGCGCCCGACGTGATGCCGCGCATTTTTGAGCCGTTCTTTACCACCAAGCCCAAAGGGCAGGGGACCGGCCTGGGGCTCGGCATTGTGCGCAACATCGTGCAGCGGCATCACGGCGCCATTGATTGCCAATCACGGCCGGGCCAGACTATCTTTACCGTGACCCTGCCAGTTACGCCCACCCCAACATGA
- a CDS encoding threonine ammonia-lyase, which produces MIDFEAIVAARQRLAANLVFTPCTQSLPFSRLTGLAAYLKLENLQATGSFKDRGSLNKMLQLSDAERARGVIAASAGNHGQSVAYHAKRLGLKATIVMPENAPMIKILSTREHGAEVVLRGFGYDDAFAEASARQQRDGLTFIHAFDDDEVIAGQGTVGLELLEQVPELEAVVVPVGGGGLIAGIAIAVKHKRPGIKVIGVQTQRVPSASASLSAGAPVTLAPALTLADGIAVRRTGDRTLPVLASHVDEIVTVSEDEIANAILLLLEREKTVAEGAGAVAVAAAVNQRTSLPLGCKTALLVCGGNIDVNILARVIERGLGKDGRRLKLEIRINDAPGSLHALLGVFAQARASVLEVMHQRTFGVDLGDTLVDVTLETRGPVHVTELLASLSAAGYVHRRLLS; this is translated from the coding sequence ATGATCGATTTTGAGGCCATTGTTGCGGCGCGGCAGCGCCTGGCAGCCAACCTGGTGTTTACACCCTGCACGCAGTCGCTACCTTTCTCCCGCCTGACGGGCCTGGCCGCGTATCTTAAGCTCGAAAACCTCCAAGCGACGGGTTCGTTTAAAGATCGCGGCTCGCTCAACAAGATGTTGCAGCTTAGCGACGCCGAGCGAGCGCGGGGTGTCATCGCGGCCTCGGCCGGAAATCACGGCCAAAGCGTTGCCTATCACGCCAAGCGGCTGGGCCTAAAGGCGACGATCGTCATGCCCGAAAACGCGCCGATGATCAAAATCCTCTCGACGCGCGAACACGGCGCGGAGGTGGTTTTGCGTGGGTTTGGCTACGACGACGCCTTTGCCGAGGCCTCAGCCCGACAGCAGCGCGATGGCCTGACGTTCATCCACGCCTTTGACGATGACGAGGTTATTGCGGGGCAGGGGACGGTAGGCCTTGAGCTGCTCGAGCAGGTGCCCGAGCTTGAGGCCGTGGTGGTGCCGGTGGGCGGCGGTGGCCTCATCGCCGGCATTGCCATCGCCGTCAAGCACAAGCGCCCTGGGATCAAAGTGATCGGTGTCCAGACGCAGCGCGTGCCGAGCGCGAGCGCCTCGCTGTCCGCGGGCGCCCCCGTCACCCTCGCGCCGGCGCTAACGCTCGCCGATGGCATCGCGGTGCGGCGCACCGGCGATCGTACGTTGCCTGTGCTCGCCAGCCATGTCGATGAGATCGTGACGGTGAGCGAAGACGAAATCGCCAACGCGATCCTGCTGTTGCTCGAGCGCGAGAAGACGGTCGCCGAAGGCGCCGGCGCGGTGGCAGTCGCGGCGGCGGTCAATCAGCGCACGTCGCTACCGTTGGGTTGCAAGACCGCGCTCCTGGTCTGCGGCGGCAACATCGACGTCAACATCTTGGCGCGCGTGATCGAACGCGGCCTGGGCAAGGATGGCCGGCGTCTGAAGCTTGAGATTCGCATCAACGATGCCCCGGGCTCGCTGCATGCGCTGCTCGGCGTGTTTGCGCAGGCCCGTGCCAGCGTCCTCGAGGTCATGCACCAGCGCACGTTCGGCGTGGATCTCGGCGATACCTTGGTCGACGTCACGCTGGAGACCCGCGGGCCCGTGCATGTCACCGAGCTGCTAGCATCGTTGTCCGCCGCCGGCTATGTGCACCGCCGCTTATTATCCTAA
- a CDS encoding response regulator, with amino-acid sequence MSARDTIICVDDEEGVLTVLEEQLRRRFGHECTIETAASAAAALELLEEVAADGDTIAVVIADQMMPGMVGSKLLGIVHERWPDAMKVLLTGQAGLEAVVEAINTARLNYYMSKPWDEAALLLAVDSLLRQFRLARENRALVEQLRTKN; translated from the coding sequence ATGAGCGCTCGCGACACCATCATCTGCGTTGACGACGAGGAGGGCGTGCTCACCGTCCTCGAAGAGCAGCTGCGCCGGCGGTTTGGCCATGAGTGCACCATCGAAACCGCGGCCTCGGCGGCCGCGGCCCTTGAGCTGCTGGAGGAGGTCGCGGCCGATGGCGACACGATCGCCGTCGTCATTGCCGATCAGATGATGCCCGGCATGGTCGGCAGCAAGCTGCTCGGCATCGTGCATGAACGCTGGCCCGACGCCATGAAGGTATTGCTCACCGGACAGGCAGGCCTGGAGGCGGTCGTCGAAGCGATTAACACCGCGCGCCTCAACTATTACATGAGCAAGCCGTGGGACGAGGCGGCCTTGCTGCTCGCCGTGGATAGCTTGCTGCGGCAATTTCGCCTGGCGCGCGAGAACCGCGCGTTAGTCGAGCAATTGCGCACCAAGAATTAG
- a CDS encoding UbiA prenyltransferase family protein encodes MAAATWARAMRLHQWVKNAFVLAPLVFAGHLTMARDAAAAAVAALAFCLASSAVYILNDTLDVAADRLHPSKRLRPIASGALPLASARRGAALLALAGLALAAIVAPGCALMVGGYLLLGAAYSWRLKHLALVDALVIALGFLLRVLAGGFAAGVAVSPWLLGCTGLLAMLLGLGKRAHELAWSSQVDAARQPTATRAALSGYNLTYLRWSLWGLGAITTGVYALYTRAATTVALFGTTDLVWTIPLPALGMGRFVWLALNDASPASPTETMLKDPWMRACVAVWVASTLAVVYW; translated from the coding sequence ATGGCAGCCGCGACGTGGGCCCGCGCAATGCGTCTTCACCAATGGGTGAAAAACGCGTTCGTGCTCGCGCCGCTGGTGTTTGCGGGGCATCTAACGATGGCGCGCGATGCCGCCGCGGCCGCCGTTGCGGCGCTGGCATTTTGTCTCGCCTCAAGCGCGGTCTATATCCTCAACGACACGCTCGACGTGGCGGCCGACCGCTTGCACCCAAGCAAGCGCTTGCGCCCGATCGCGTCCGGCGCGCTGCCCCTTGCCAGCGCCAGACGCGGCGCCGCGCTGCTCGCGCTCGCCGGCCTCGCCTTGGCGGCTATCGTCGCCCCGGGCTGCGCGCTTATGGTCGGCGGCTATCTGCTGCTGGGCGCCGCGTATTCATGGCGGCTCAAGCATCTCGCGCTCGTCGATGCGTTGGTGATCGCACTCGGCTTTCTCTTGCGCGTGCTCGCTGGCGGCTTTGCCGCCGGCGTTGCGGTATCGCCGTGGTTGCTTGGCTGCACCGGCCTGCTGGCGATGTTGCTCGGCCTGGGCAAGCGCGCCCATGAGTTGGCGTGGAGCTCGCAGGTAGACGCCGCGCGCCAACCGACCGCCACTCGCGCCGCGTTGTCCGGCTACAACCTCACCTATCTGCGGTGGAGCCTATGGGGCCTGGGCGCGATCACCACGGGCGTTTATGCCCTCTACACGCGCGCGGCGACGACGGTGGCGTTGTTTGGCACCACCGACTTGGTGTGGACCATTCCCTTGCCCGCGCTCGGCATGGGCCGCTTTGTTTGGCTGGCGCTTAACGACGCCTCGCCGGCCAGCCCCACCGAAACGATGTTAAAGGACCCGTGGATGCGCGCGTGCGTCGCGGTCTGGGTCGCCAGCACGCTCGCCGTGGTCTACTGGTAA
- the hemW gene encoding radical SAM family heme chaperone HemW — translation MVISAVDGRPRDRSADGIWPELVVAPLPAIAATIAPGEAGLYVHVPWCRTLCPYCDFAVHIKRGELPHRAYLEALLGEFDARRDALGAATLQTIYIGGGTPSLWDPACVAELLIHVGARCAVAPAAEVTLEVNPIDCTPQNLARWRAAGCNRLSIGVQALDEATLAFLGRGPHHGDGRAAVEAARATGFTNISIDFILGAGELPALQVAIESLAPLVTHMSVYELTIEAATQFGRRQAKGTLPMAPDEAIAHAYVAVDAQLTALGFAHYEVSSYARSGFESRHNGAYWTGRPYLGIGVGAASLLIARPPQGDPDIVARREVNLRSTPEYLRRRGLEVSHEVQQIQQLEMYRELIWLGLRTMRGVTHQALDQFIGLAEWLQQRGLVTSDGARWVPTLRGYLFANEVARKVLAAPVSTGSGAGRPDP, via the coding sequence ATGGTCATTTCGGCCGTCGACGGAAGGCCTCGCGATCGATCTGCCGATGGTATTTGGCCAGAGCTAGTGGTTGCGCCCTTGCCCGCCATCGCCGCGACGATCGCGCCTGGCGAGGCAGGGCTCTATGTGCACGTGCCCTGGTGCCGCACGCTATGCCCGTATTGCGATTTCGCGGTGCATATTAAGCGCGGCGAGCTGCCGCATCGCGCCTACCTTGAGGCCTTGCTTGGGGAATTCGACGCGCGTCGCGACGCCTTGGGCGCGGCAACCTTGCAGACCATCTATATCGGCGGTGGCACGCCGTCGCTATGGGATCCCGCGTGCGTGGCCGAGCTGCTGATTCATGTTGGCGCGCGCTGTGCTGTCGCGCCCGCGGCGGAGGTTACGCTCGAGGTCAATCCCATCGACTGCACGCCACAAAATCTCGCGCGCTGGCGAGCGGCTGGCTGCAATCGCTTGTCAATTGGGGTGCAAGCGCTCGACGAAGCGACGCTGGCATTTCTAGGCCGTGGCCCCCATCACGGCGACGGCCGCGCAGCGGTGGAGGCGGCTCGCGCGACGGGGTTTACCAACATTTCGATCGATTTTATCTTGGGCGCGGGAGAGTTGCCGGCGTTGCAGGTGGCGATCGAGTCGCTTGCACCGCTGGTTACCCACATGTCGGTCTACGAGTTGACGATCGAAGCGGCGACGCAATTTGGTCGACGGCAGGCCAAAGGCACGCTGCCAATGGCGCCCGACGAAGCGATCGCCCACGCTTACGTGGCGGTCGATGCGCAGCTAACAGCTCTGGGTTTTGCGCATTATGAGGTCTCGTCGTACGCGCGCTCGGGCTTTGAGTCGCGACACAATGGGGCGTATTGGACGGGACGGCCCTATCTCGGAATAGGCGTCGGCGCCGCCTCGCTCTTAATCGCGCGCCCGCCGCAGGGGGACCCTGACATTGTGGCGCGACGCGAAGTAAACCTCCGTAGTACGCCCGAATATCTGCGCCGACGTGGGCTCGAAGTTAGTCACGAAGTTCAACAAATTCAGCAACTTGAGATGTATCGCGAGCTGATTTGGCTGGGCCTGCGCACCATGCGCGGCGTCACCCACCAAGCGTTGGATCAATTCATCGGGCTTGCGGAGTGGTTGCAGCAGCGAGGATTAGTGACGTCTGATGGGGCGCGCTGGGTGCCGACGCTGCGTGGTTATTTATTTGCCAACGAGGTCGCGCGCAAGGTCTTGGCGGCGCCTGTTAGCACCGGCTCAGGGGCAGGGCGCCCAGATCCGTAG
- a CDS encoding GGDEF domain-containing protein: MNRSLEDRVFERTQALAAANDQLAELAVTDGLTGLYNYRHFHERLVLEVERCGRNGMPLTFLMIDVDHFKAYNDDFGHPCGDDVLRRMAKVLRDGRRANDLVGRIGGEEFGVVLVETSKVAATAVAERIRQMVLDLPPPSVPDQAAMARPITVSIGLASVPDDAATARGVVEAADKALYVAKHGGRNRVAVFGG; the protein is encoded by the coding sequence ATGAATCGCAGCCTAGAGGACCGCGTCTTTGAACGCACGCAGGCCCTCGCCGCGGCTAATGACCAGCTCGCCGAACTCGCGGTCACCGACGGCCTGACGGGGCTTTATAACTACCGCCATTTTCATGAGCGTCTAGTGCTGGAGGTCGAGCGCTGCGGCCGCAATGGCATGCCGTTGACGTTTCTGATGATCGATGTCGATCACTTTAAGGCCTACAACGACGATTTTGGCCATCCGTGCGGTGATGACGTCCTGCGCCGGATGGCCAAGGTCCTGCGCGATGGCCGGCGCGCCAACGATCTTGTCGGTCGCATTGGCGGCGAGGAATTCGGTGTGGTCTTGGTCGAGACCTCTAAGGTCGCGGCAACGGCGGTGGCCGAGAGGATCCGCCAGATGGTGCTCGATCTGCCGCCGCCATCGGTGCCTGACCAAGCGGCGATGGCACGTCCCATCACGGTCTCGATCGGGCTCGCCAGCGTGCCCGACGATGCGGCGACGGCCCGCGGCGTCGTCGAAGCCGCGGACAAGGCGCTTTATGTAGCCAAGCACGGCGGGCGAAATCGCGTCGCGGTGTTTGGCGGCTAG
- a CDS encoding zinc-ribbon domain-containing protein: MKFACDQCHSQYSIADERVAGRSMTIRCKRCQHLITVTAPSLPAPASPDDESTLAIGHHTLPATLPGNSLPPPIPAAPVRARVSTAPAQLDVPWFVSLDGSEVGPLTLPQARDWVAARVGHGDMHCWSEGFDDWMPVEKVSHFRILVAPKPAEADPFAALPGRESRASEPPPSEDGDLNIGEVSRIVNLAELARNEAANKARRTSKPLEAASAAAPRQTVMRAAVSMPPVSMEQVERAQEAMAEAKQHNSRASTAVLLVALVVALGATALILALAKPSPEQEAATVDAFASGTDELGRRVALPVPGTATPATGGTRRGPVGGTRGGTPTAGGTTTAGGAIETAGTVRPDKVEVGPEAGQVSPLTADDVIAVSSRMQSGTRRCYERAQKEDPFFKAPKIIVRLIVSKSGEVSSVSLDKVAETTFGRCLASTIKKWSFRPSTEGLAIDLPMVFGQS; encoded by the coding sequence GTGAAGTTTGCGTGCGACCAGTGCCACTCGCAATACTCGATCGCAGACGAGCGCGTCGCCGGTCGTTCGATGACCATTCGCTGCAAGCGTTGCCAGCACCTCATCACCGTCACCGCGCCGAGTCTCCCCGCGCCCGCCAGCCCCGATGACGAAAGCACCTTGGCGATCGGGCATCACACGTTGCCGGCGACGCTGCCTGGCAACTCGCTGCCTCCTCCCATTCCTGCGGCGCCGGTGCGCGCGCGCGTCTCGACGGCGCCCGCGCAACTCGATGTGCCTTGGTTTGTCTCGCTCGACGGCAGCGAGGTCGGCCCGCTAACGCTGCCACAGGCGCGCGATTGGGTCGCGGCCCGCGTTGGCCACGGCGACATGCATTGCTGGAGCGAGGGCTTTGATGATTGGATGCCCGTCGAAAAGGTCAGCCATTTCAGAATTCTCGTCGCGCCCAAGCCGGCCGAGGCAGACCCCTTTGCCGCGCTGCCTGGGCGCGAGAGCCGCGCCAGCGAGCCACCTCCTAGCGAGGATGGCGATCTGAATATTGGCGAGGTGTCGCGCATCGTGAACCTCGCGGAGCTCGCGAGAAACGAGGCCGCCAACAAGGCGCGGCGGACCTCAAAGCCTCTCGAAGCTGCCAGCGCGGCCGCGCCGCGGCAGACCGTGATGCGCGCCGCGGTGTCGATGCCACCGGTGTCGATGGAGCAGGTCGAGCGCGCGCAGGAGGCCATGGCCGAGGCCAAGCAGCACAACAGCCGCGCCTCGACGGCCGTATTGCTCGTGGCGTTAGTGGTGGCCCTTGGCGCGACCGCCTTGATCTTGGCGCTCGCCAAGCCAAGCCCAGAACAAGAGGCTGCCACCGTCGACGCGTTTGCATCGGGCACCGATGAGCTCGGCCGCCGCGTCGCGCTGCCCGTTCCCGGTACGGCCACGCCGGCCACAGGCGGCACGCGGCGGGGGCCCGTTGGCGGCACCCGAGGCGGCACGCCAACCGCAGGTGGCACGACAACCGCGGGCGGCGCGATCGAAACCGCCGGGACCGTTCGCCCCGACAAGGTCGAGGTTGGTCCCGAGGCGGGGCAAGTCTCGCCGCTAACCGCCGACGACGTCATCGCGGTGTCGTCGCGCATGCAATCAGGGACGCGGCGTTGCTACGAACGCGCGCAAAAAGAGGATCCATTTTTCAAGGCGCCCAAAATCATCGTGCGCTTGATCGTCAGCAAGAGCGGCGAGGTTAGCAGCGTTAGCCTTGATAAGGTCGCGGAAACGACGTTTGGTCGCTGTCTGGCCTCCACGATCAAAAAATGGTCATTTCGGCCGTCGACGGAAGGCCTCGCGATCGATCTGCCGATGGTATTTGGCCAGAGCTAG
- a CDS encoding NAD(P)-dependent glycerol-3-phosphate dehydrogenase: MTSAQPNNIFVLGAGSYGSCLAILLAHAGHRVTLWCRRRELAEALAAERENRAYLPGFALPHGLIVTHELAAVAQADFVLGVTPSHAVRTMFSQISPLLAPHAVVVNAAKGLEEGTLFTIEDIFAQVLSPAHAARATYLSGPTFARELAARLPGAIVLAGRDEATTIAAQHALSTETFRIYTSTDVAGVLLGGALKNVIAIAVGVADGLSMGSNARAALITRGLAEIARLGVARGADPLTFAGLSGLGDLVLTCSGDASRNRRVGLALGQGQPVAQATGLGNMVAEGVKTTAVAHALAASLAVDAPIVEAMHSILFGGQPPAEAMSRMLTRSLKSERA, translated from the coding sequence ATGACCAGCGCGCAACCCAACAACATTTTTGTACTCGGCGCCGGTAGCTACGGCAGCTGCCTTGCCATCTTGCTCGCTCACGCGGGGCATCGCGTGACGCTGTGGTGTCGGCGGCGAGAGCTCGCCGAGGCGCTCGCGGCAGAGCGCGAAAATCGCGCCTATTTGCCCGGTTTTGCGCTACCGCACGGGTTGATAGTGACGCACGAACTCGCGGCCGTCGCGCAAGCCGATTTTGTGCTTGGGGTGACGCCATCGCATGCGGTGCGCACCATGTTCTCACAAATTTCGCCGCTGCTCGCGCCGCACGCCGTGGTGGTGAATGCCGCCAAGGGGCTCGAGGAAGGCACGCTGTTTACGATCGAGGACATCTTCGCGCAGGTATTGTCGCCGGCCCACGCGGCGCGCGCGACCTACCTCTCGGGGCCAACGTTTGCGCGCGAGCTGGCTGCGCGCTTGCCGGGCGCCATCGTGCTCGCGGGCCGCGACGAGGCGACTACCATTGCGGCGCAGCATGCGCTGTCAACCGAGACGTTTCGCATTTACACCAGCACCGACGTTGCCGGGGTCCTCCTGGGCGGGGCGCTCAAGAACGTCATCGCGATCGCCGTCGGGGTCGCCGATGGCCTGAGCATGGGCTCAAATGCGCGCGCGGCGCTGATCACGCGCGGCCTGGCTGAAATCGCGCGCCTCGGCGTGGCACGGGGGGCGGATCCGCTGACGTTTGCGGGGTTGTCGGGCCTGGGCGATTTGGTGCTTACCTGTTCGGGCGACGCCTCGCGTAACCGCCGGGTTGGGTTAGCGCTTGGCCAAGGGCAACCGGTGGCACAGGCCACCGGCCTTGGCAACATGGTCGCCGAGGGCGTCAAGACCACGGCCGTCGCGCATGCGCTAGCGGCGTCGCTGGCCGTCGATGCGCCCATCGTAGAGGCGATGCATAGCATCCTCTTTGGCGGCCAGCCGCCCGCCGAGGCCATGTCCCGCATGCTGACGCGGTCGCTCAAAAGCGAACGCGCCTAG
- a CDS encoding serine/threonine protein kinase, giving the protein MTVKPDAPRAASPVAMAEAVDAVAATWPATKLLGARYRLLRPLAAGGMAELFLALQYARSGFEKLVVIRRLREKFLGDPRVIALFLDEARIGSWLNHPNIVQVFDVEEDEGVPFIAMEFIRGEELSRIARRGLELDQFLPPRMAVELIRQAASALAHVHEFRQPLPGGALGAALDIVHCDISPNNLMVTASGFLKVIDFGIARHRFSESGEATVLPGKLSYMSPEQARREAVDHRSDQFSLAVVLYELTVGRRLFRGQPDDVFARITEGKIAPPRDIDPEFPEELQDILMRALALAPSDRFASSAALAEALGDFLAASGSPVTNTMIAEYMTGLGYTEAALDYDVAATAAEPSWDEQRPSDASMARALGIDEALWKQLHTPPPSASLLGSGGDAHGELPIDTSEVPRRASVPLAVQAAAAAAIVDADDAHEARAGTGQGAALWFLALLGLVVLAVVMYWMV; this is encoded by the coding sequence ATGACGGTCAAGCCAGATGCCCCGAGGGCTGCGTCGCCTGTTGCGATGGCCGAGGCGGTCGACGCGGTCGCCGCGACCTGGCCAGCTACCAAATTGCTCGGCGCACGCTATCGGCTCTTGCGACCGCTCGCCGCCGGCGGCATGGCGGAGCTATTTTTGGCGTTGCAATACGCGCGCAGCGGCTTCGAGAAGCTCGTGGTGATCAGGCGCCTGCGCGAAAAGTTCCTCGGCGATCCGCGAGTCATCGCGCTCTTTCTCGATGAGGCGCGCATCGGGTCGTGGCTCAATCATCCCAACATCGTGCAAGTGTTCGACGTCGAGGAAGACGAGGGCGTGCCGTTTATCGCCATGGAATTTATTCGCGGCGAGGAGCTCAGCCGCATTGCGCGGCGCGGCCTGGAGCTCGACCAATTCTTGCCGCCTCGCATGGCGGTCGAGTTGATTCGCCAGGCGGCTTCCGCGCTGGCGCATGTGCATGAGTTTCGCCAGCCGCTGCCGGGGGGCGCGCTCGGCGCGGCACTCGACATCGTCCACTGCGACATCTCGCCAAATAATCTCATGGTGACCGCGAGCGGCTTTCTTAAGGTGATCGATTTCGGTATCGCCCGGCATCGGTTTTCGGAGTCCGGTGAGGCGACCGTGCTGCCGGGCAAATTGAGCTACATGTCGCCCGAGCAAGCGCGCCGCGAGGCCGTGGATCACCGCTCGGATCAGTTTTCGCTGGCCGTGGTGCTCTACGAATTGACGGTGGGGCGACGCCTCTTCCGTGGCCAGCCCGACGACGTCTTCGCCCGCATCACCGAAGGCAAAATCGCGCCGCCGCGCGACATCGATCCTGAGTTTCCTGAGGAGCTGCAGGACATTCTCATGCGCGCGCTTGCGCTGGCGCCAAGCGATCGGTTTGCCAGCTCGGCGGCGCTGGCGGAGGCGCTGGGGGATTTTCTTGCGGCCAGCGGGTCGCCCGTGACCAACACCATGATCGCAGAGTACATGACGGGGCTCGGCTATACCGAGGCCGCGCTGGACTACGACGTCGCGGCGACCGCCGCCGAGCCGAGTTGGGATGAGCAACGGCCCTCCGATGCGTCGATGGCGCGCGCCCTGGGAATTGATGAAGCTTTGTGGAAGCAGCTGCATACGCCGCCCCCGAGCGCGAGCCTGCTTGGCAGCGGTGGCGACGCGCATGGCGAGCTGCCGATTGATACCTCGGAGGTGCCGCGCCGGGCCAGCGTGCCTTTGGCGGTGCAGGCGGCGGCGGCGGCGGCGATCGTCGACGCCGACGACGCCCATGAGGCGCGCGCGGGCACTGGCCAAGGCGCCGCCTTGTGGTTTCTGGCGCTGCTGGGCCTCGTGGTGCTGGCGGTCGTGATGTACTGGATGGTATGA